In Cetobacterium sp. ZOR0034, a single genomic region encodes these proteins:
- a CDS encoding glycosyltransferase family A protein, translating to MLTIFTPTYNRESTLERLYKSLKNQTLKNFEWIIVDDGSTDNTKNLIESFIKEDEFSIVYKKVENGGKMRAINIGALLATKEFFFIVDSDDYLNEKAVEIIQEEIVTLPLDYAGLVFRKVEILDNGSPVKEKESFGEDQIDSTPINIFYKKKILGDKAEIIRTSIMREYPFPEIEGEKFVPEGYIWNQIGENYMFRYIDKGIYYYQYLEDGYTRKFSEIIKNNPKGMKLYYSYMIKTNIPLKNKIKFLIRLLQSICYERKKDRRNK from the coding sequence ATGTTAACCATATTTACACCTACTTATAATAGGGAAAGTACCTTAGAGAGGTTGTATAAAAGTTTAAAGAATCAAACACTAAAGAATTTTGAATGGATTATTGTTGATGATGGATCAACTGATAATACGAAAAATTTAATAGAGAGCTTTATAAAAGAAGATGAATTTTCGATTGTTTATAAAAAAGTTGAAAATGGTGGAAAAATGAGAGCTATAAATATAGGAGCGCTTTTAGCCACAAAAGAGTTTTTTTTCATTGTAGACAGTGATGATTATTTAAATGAAAAAGCAGTTGAGATAATCCAAGAAGAGATTGTAACGTTACCTTTAGATTATGCTGGATTAGTTTTTAGAAAAGTTGAAATATTAGATAATGGTTCTCCTGTGAAGGAAAAAGAAAGTTTTGGTGAAGATCAGATAGATAGTACACCAATTAATATTTTTTATAAAAAGAAAATTTTGGGAGATAAAGCTGAAATCATAAGAACATCAATAATGAGAGAGTATCCTTTTCCAGAAATCGAAGGAGAAAAATTTGTTCCCGAAGGTTATATATGGAATCAAATAGGAGAAAACTATATGTTTAGATATATAGATAAAGGAATATATTATTATCAATATTTAGAAGATGGATATACACGAAAATTTTCTGAAATTATAAAAAATAATCCAAAAGGAATGAAACTTTACTATAGCTATATGATAAAAACAAATATACCATTAAAAAATAAAATAAAATTTTTGATTAGGTTACTTCAGTCGATTTGCTATGAAAGAAAAAAAGATAGGAGAAATAAATGA